One window of the Paracoccus zhejiangensis genome contains the following:
- a CDS encoding sulfotransferase family 2 domain-containing protein — translation MRELPPFARFKQRSRLYAGRSLRTVAGQSLSAPCVFLHVPKCGGTSVSEALYATVPLHRKIGILDSPSIRRALAMQATGQDDLSFHDEGPNAEATTRFREALVLMHMAHQATLIHGHFLWSEIAWQQFGTRYRYVTILRDPVARTISNYRMDKRSGTFTGDFDAFLDSDEGRRKALHKLRYFSGMATVTPEQEAEALELARRNMQRFTLIGFLDDLPGFASDFARIFGPRPRIPHYNMAEDRPVQLTENQMDRLRALCAPDLELYQLAKEIAPGLPARAREDAA, via the coding sequence ATGAGAGAACTTCCCCCCTTCGCCCGCTTCAAGCAACGCTCGCGCCTCTATGCCGGGCGCTCCCTGCGCACCGTCGCCGGCCAGAGCCTCAGCGCGCCTTGCGTCTTCCTGCATGTGCCGAAATGCGGCGGCACCTCGGTCTCCGAGGCGCTCTATGCAACCGTGCCGCTGCATCGCAAGATCGGCATCCTCGACTCGCCCTCGATCCGCCGGGCGCTGGCGATGCAGGCGACCGGGCAGGACGATCTGTCCTTCCATGACGAGGGACCAAACGCCGAGGCGACGACCCGCTTCCGCGAGGCGCTGGTCTTGATGCACATGGCCCATCAGGCGACGCTGATCCACGGCCATTTCCTCTGGTCCGAGATCGCCTGGCAGCAGTTCGGCACCCGTTACCGCTATGTCACCATCCTGCGCGACCCGGTGGCGCGGACGATTTCCAACTATCGCATGGACAAGCGCAGCGGCACCTTCACCGGCGATTTCGACGCCTTCCTCGACAGCGACGAGGGGCGGCGGAAGGCGCTGCACAAGCTGCGCTATTTCAGCGGCATGGCAACGGTGACGCCGGAACAGGAGGCCGAGGCGCTGGAACTGGCGCGGCGGAACATGCAGCGCTTTACTCTGATCGGCTTTCTGGATGACCTGCCGGGCTTTGCCAGCGATTTCGCCCGCATCTTCGGCCCGCGCCCGCGCATCCCGCATTACAACATGGCCGAGGATCGCCCCGTTCAACTGACCGAAAATCAGATGGACCGGCTGCGCGCCCTCTGCGCCCCCGATCTGGAACTTTACCAACTGGCCAAGGAAATCGCGCCCGGCCTGCCGGCGCGCGCGCGCGAGGATGCCGCATGA
- a CDS encoding GumC family protein — translation MIQSDGPFWRRDGVNRDPEAVPEVDLASTLRALRGGLGRRWRLIAGVTLALTLLALVYVLLATPKFTARAELVVDPRISNSLSGPESPTLLLSDALVVDSELKVLSSREVTTQAADDLGLFEVAVEDEAPGLIGRTFAALGDLLGGGEEEAPNAVTAENIEATRREGIRREMMQDFDITRDGGTYVIDISHTSEDPVFAMEAVNTLIDAYFQVSSDAALSDTRRIAGWLDQRVAVLGDEVQKADVKVTEYRRENDLFTMRDDVLPSEAELSDATDRLIRLRSQLIEIATKSDKIKGIAGTDSVAALMDGTLGGDVASPALKDFQTRYAGLVAEERDLASRFGPNSDSVARNRQDQTQLRDLMLEEAAQIAERLDTQQEATRREIAATEAQVEDLRARANADAEKSIRLRELERDADAKRSQYVTMAQEMISASQRETFQRAPARVIARAVPPDQVSSPNAKRLLILTIFGGLVLGSGLAFLREVMDNRLRRVSDLGEGLGLRYLGFVPGVPLVRRRLRGFKGMLVPPARDSGEAADTLRNLIAELQRRKTGGAALVTGVTSIRRGEGRSVLAGWLAQGLCDRGSRVALVDLDPRAGSLSADLPGRITLGDPSAELEPDLARLGEGWRDGAPLILGLAEGSDVLDRAQQQRLAGLIAALRGDLDQVLVILPPLSDRAEAETAAGLIDGAILALRWGEDALRPAEATVSASGALRPKLIGAVFTATRAAGFQQYNREL, via the coding sequence ATGATCCAGAGCGATGGACCCTTCTGGCGCCGCGACGGCGTCAACCGCGACCCCGAGGCGGTGCCCGAGGTCGATCTGGCCTCGACGCTGCGCGCGCTGCGCGGCGGGCTTGGCCGGCGCTGGCGGCTGATCGCCGGGGTGACGCTGGCGCTGACCCTTCTGGCGCTGGTCTATGTGCTGCTGGCCACGCCGAAATTCACTGCCCGGGCCGAGCTGGTCGTGGACCCGCGCATCTCGAACTCGCTCTCGGGGCCGGAATCGCCGACGCTGCTTCTCTCGGACGCGCTGGTCGTCGACAGCGAGCTGAAGGTGCTGTCATCGCGCGAGGTGACGACGCAGGCCGCCGACGATCTGGGCCTGTTCGAGGTGGCGGTCGAGGACGAGGCGCCCGGCCTGATCGGACGGACCTTCGCCGCGCTCGGCGATCTCCTGGGCGGCGGTGAGGAGGAAGCACCGAACGCCGTGACCGCCGAGAATATCGAGGCCACCCGGCGCGAGGGAATCCGCCGCGAGATGATGCAGGATTTCGACATCACCCGCGACGGCGGCACCTATGTCATCGACATCTCGCACACCTCTGAGGACCCTGTCTTCGCGATGGAGGCGGTGAACACGCTGATCGACGCCTATTTCCAGGTCTCCTCGGACGCGGCGTTGTCCGATACCCGGCGCATCGCCGGCTGGCTGGACCAGCGCGTGGCGGTGCTTGGCGACGAGGTGCAGAAGGCCGATGTGAAGGTGACCGAGTACCGGCGCGAGAACGATCTTTTCACCATGCGCGACGACGTGCTGCCCTCCGAGGCGGAGCTGTCGGATGCCACCGACCGGCTGATCCGCCTGCGCTCGCAGCTGATCGAGATCGCCACCAAGTCCGACAAGATCAAGGGCATCGCCGGCACCGATTCCGTGGCCGCGCTGATGGACGGCACGCTTGGCGGCGATGTGGCGAGCCCCGCGCTGAAGGATTTCCAGACCCGCTATGCCGGACTGGTGGCGGAAGAACGTGATCTGGCCAGCCGCTTTGGCCCGAACAGCGACTCCGTCGCCCGCAACCGGCAGGACCAGACCCAGCTGCGCGACCTGATGCTGGAGGAGGCCGCCCAGATCGCCGAGCGGCTGGACACCCAGCAAGAGGCCACGCGGCGCGAGATCGCCGCCACCGAGGCGCAGGTCGAGGATCTGCGCGCCCGCGCCAATGCCGATGCCGAGAAATCGATCCGCCTGCGGGAACTCGAACGCGATGCCGATGCCAAGCGCAGCCAATATGTGACCATGGCGCAGGAAATGATCTCGGCCTCGCAGCGCGAGACCTTCCAGCGCGCTCCGGCCCGCGTCATCGCCCGCGCCGTGCCGCCCGATCAGGTCTCCTCGCCCAATGCCAAGCGGCTGTTGATCCTGACCATCTTCGGCGGGCTGGTGCTGGGCTCGGGCCTCGCCTTCCTGCGCGAGGTGATGGACAACCGCCTGCGCCGGGTCAGCGATCTGGGCGAGGGGCTGGGGCTGCGTTACCTCGGCTTCGTGCCGGGCGTGCCGCTGGTGCGCCGCCGCCTGCGCGGGTTCAAGGGGATGCTGGTTCCCCCCGCGCGTGACAGCGGCGAAGCCGCCGATACGCTGCGCAACCTGATCGCCGAATTGCAACGCCGCAAGACCGGCGGGGCGGCGCTGGTCACCGGCGTCACCTCGATCCGGCGCGGCGAGGGGCGGTCGGTGCTGGCCGGCTGGCTGGCGCAGGGCCTCTGCGACCGGGGCAGCCGGGTGGCGCTGGTCGATCTGGACCCGCGCGCGGGCAGCCTGTCGGCAGACCTGCCGGGGCGGATCACCCTTGGCGATCCTTCGGCCGAGCTCGAGCCGGATCTGGCACGGCTTGGCGAGGGCTGGCGCGACGGTGCGCCGCTGATCCTCGGGCTGGCCGAGGGTTCCGACGTGCTGGACCGGGCGCAGCAGCAGCGGCTGGCCGGGCTGATCGCCGCCCTGCGCGGCGATCTGGACCAGGTGCTGGTGATCCTGCCGCCGCTGTCCGACCGTGCCGAGGCCGAGACCGCGGCCGGGCTGATCGACGGCGCGATTTTGGCGCTGCGCTGGGGCGAGGATGCCTTGCGCCCGGCTGAGGCCACCGTCTCGGCCAGCGGCGCGCTGCGCCCGAAGCTGATCGGCGCGGTCTTCACCGCCACCCGTGCGGCGGGGTTCCAGCAGTATAACCGCGAGCTGTAG
- a CDS encoding nucleotidyltransferase family protein produces MIQRHSPIAHAAYHDLMRGLKDEAVSALRGTPTRVERNGRAYWYDSFRVGTDVRKHYIGEDSPDLSARLEAHRAARDDAQARRRNRARLVRLLRAEGFLGLDPTTGSLMAALAGSGVFRLGGTVIGTHAFRLYEGELNLRFDLSQTAQTDDIDIASFERLSLALEDAASPPVQEVLGDFAFAPVPSLQPGKTWRWKQTTGNTLIEFLTPAFGAEEGLRPLPALGVEAQALHHLNYLIAEPIAAAVPYRNGVLVQIPRPERFAIHKLIVADRRRKDDRLKAEKDRMQAAFLIEALAEDRPEDLAEAYEEALDRGPKWRERIAASLSRMPETAARLQEVAG; encoded by the coding sequence ATGATCCAGCGCCACAGCCCGATTGCCCATGCTGCCTATCACGACCTCATGCGCGGGCTGAAGGACGAGGCCGTCAGCGCGTTGCGCGGCACCCCCACAAGGGTCGAGCGCAATGGCCGGGCCTATTGGTATGACAGCTTCCGCGTCGGCACCGATGTCCGCAAGCATTATATCGGCGAGGACAGCCCGGACCTCAGCGCCCGGCTCGAGGCGCATCGCGCCGCGCGTGACGATGCCCAGGCCCGCCGGCGCAACCGTGCAAGGCTGGTGCGGCTTCTTAGGGCCGAGGGGTTCCTGGGCCTCGATCCGACCACCGGCAGCCTGATGGCGGCGCTGGCCGGGTCGGGGGTGTTCCGCCTTGGCGGCACGGTCATCGGCACCCATGCCTTCCGGCTTTACGAGGGCGAGCTGAACTTGCGCTTCGACCTCAGTCAGACCGCGCAGACCGACGATATCGACATCGCCAGTTTCGAGCGCCTGTCGCTGGCGCTGGAGGATGCCGCCAGCCCGCCGGTGCAGGAGGTGCTGGGCGATTTTGCCTTTGCCCCGGTGCCAAGCCTTCAGCCGGGCAAGACATGGCGCTGGAAGCAGACCACGGGCAACACGCTGATCGAATTCCTGACCCCGGCCTTCGGCGCCGAGGAGGGGCTGCGGCCCTTGCCGGCGCTGGGGGTCGAGGCACAGGCGCTGCATCACCTGAACTATCTCATTGCCGAGCCGATCGCCGCCGCGGTGCCCTATCGCAACGGCGTCCTGGTGCAGATCCCGCGCCCGGAACGCTTTGCCATCCACAAGCTGATCGTCGCCGACCGCCGCCGCAAGGATGACCGGCTGAAGGCCGAGAAGGACCGGATGCAGGCCGCCTTCCTGATCGAGGCGCTGGCCGAGGACCGACCCGAGGATCTGGCGGAAGCTTATGAAGAGGCGCTGGATCGTGGGCCGAAATGGCGCGAGCGCATCGCGGCCAGCCTGTCGCGGATGCCCGAAACGGCGGCGCGGTTGCAGGAGGTGGCGGGATAG
- a CDS encoding PaaX family transcriptional regulator C-terminal domain-containing protein — MSSADRDIIAGLLDGLDIRSAGFIVTVYGDIVVPRGGVLWTGTLIAICGEVGINESLVRTAVSRLVAAHRLKGERAGRRSYYRLDASARQEFDAAAALLYAEDKPARGWQILHAPAMTPEAARGLRLGHMGGPVWIRPDRGRAAPEGAICFPAADPPVLGEVAQFWDLSDLDLRYRDLLARFGDLARIAPQGGLADLTALVARLLLVHVYRGVMLRDPRLPQGALPPGWKGQEARDLFRSLYAALTPQAERYVGAHFEGVDGLLPARTPQTEARLAGVLAS, encoded by the coding sequence TTGTCTTCCGCAGACAGGGATATCATTGCCGGGCTACTGGACGGACTCGACATCCGCTCGGCCGGGTTCATCGTGACCGTCTATGGCGATATCGTCGTGCCGCGCGGCGGGGTTCTGTGGACCGGCACGCTGATCGCGATCTGCGGCGAAGTGGGCATCAATGAATCGCTGGTGCGCACCGCCGTCTCGCGACTGGTCGCCGCGCATCGGCTGAAGGGAGAACGGGCGGGGCGGCGCAGCTATTACCGGCTGGATGCCTCGGCCCGGCAGGAATTCGACGCCGCCGCCGCGCTGCTCTACGCCGAGGACAAGCCGGCGCGGGGCTGGCAGATCCTGCATGCGCCCGCGATGACGCCCGAGGCCGCGCGGGGCCTGCGGCTGGGGCATATGGGCGGGCCGGTTTGGATCAGGCCCGACCGGGGCCGGGCCGCGCCTGAGGGTGCGATCTGTTTTCCCGCCGCTGATCCGCCGGTGCTGGGCGAGGTGGCGCAGTTCTGGGACCTGTCGGATCTGGACCTGCGCTATCGCGACCTGCTGGCGCGTTTCGGCGATCTGGCCCGGATCGCGCCGCAGGGGGGGCTGGCCGATCTGACCGCGCTGGTGGCGCGGTTGCTGCTGGTTCATGTCTACCGGGGCGTCATGCTGCGCGACCCGCGCCTGCCGCAGGGCGCGCTGCCGCCCGGCTGGAAAGGGCAAGAGGCGCGCGATCTGTTCCGGAGCCTTTACGCCGCGCTGACGCCGCAGGCGGAACGCTACGTGGGCGCGCATTTCGAGGGGGTGGACGGCCTCTTGCCGGCGCGGACGCCACAGACCGAGGCGCGACTGGCCGGGGTTCTGGCCTCCTAA
- the pcaF gene encoding 3-oxoadipyl-CoA thiolase yields the protein MTDAFICDAIRTPIGRYGGALASVRADDLAALPLRALMERNPDVDWSAVDDLILGCANQAGEDNRNVARMAVLLAGMPINVPGTTINRLCGSGMDAVGMAARAIRAGDCDFMVAGGVESMTRAPFVMPKADSAFSRANAVYDTTIGWRFPNPALKKAFGTDSMPETADNVAADFGINRADQDDFAARSQARWEAAQAAGVFADEIVPVTIPQRKGDPLVVTADEHPRPGTTAEMLARLKGVNGPDLTVTAGNASGVNDGAAALAILSGEAAARHGLTPKARIVAMAAAGVEPRIMGIGPVPAVQKVLARAGMTLDQMDVIELNEAFAAQALAVLRQLGLPDDADRVNPNGGAIALGHPLGMSGARLVTTAMYQLHRTGGRYALCTMCVGVGQGIAMIIERV from the coding sequence ATGACCGACGCCTTCATCTGCGACGCTATCCGCACGCCCATCGGTCGCTATGGCGGTGCGCTGGCCTCGGTCCGGGCCGATGATCTGGCCGCCCTGCCGCTCAGGGCGCTGATGGAGCGCAACCCGGATGTGGACTGGTCGGCGGTCGACGACCTGATCCTTGGCTGCGCCAATCAGGCCGGCGAGGATAACCGCAACGTCGCCCGCATGGCGGTGCTGCTGGCCGGGATGCCGATCAATGTACCCGGCACCACGATCAACCGGCTTTGCGGCTCGGGCATGGATGCGGTGGGCATGGCGGCCCGCGCGATCCGGGCGGGCGATTGCGATTTCATGGTCGCCGGCGGGGTCGAAAGCATGACCCGCGCGCCCTTCGTCATGCCCAAGGCCGACAGCGCCTTTTCCCGCGCCAATGCGGTCTATGACACCACCATCGGCTGGCGTTTCCCCAACCCGGCGCTGAAAAAGGCCTTCGGTACCGACTCGATGCCCGAGACCGCCGACAATGTCGCCGCCGATTTCGGCATCAACCGCGCCGATCAGGACGACTTCGCCGCCCGCTCGCAAGCTCGGTGGGAAGCGGCGCAGGCGGCTGGCGTCTTTGCCGACGAGATCGTTCCGGTGACCATCCCGCAGCGCAAGGGCGATCCGCTGGTCGTGACGGCGGACGAACATCCCCGCCCCGGCACTACCGCCGAGATGCTGGCCCGGCTGAAGGGCGTGAACGGCCCCGACCTGACGGTCACGGCCGGCAATGCCTCGGGCGTGAATGATGGTGCTGCGGCGCTGGCGATCCTGTCGGGCGAGGCGGCGGCGCGGCATGGCCTGACGCCCAAGGCCCGCATCGTTGCCATGGCGGCGGCGGGGGTCGAGCCGCGGATCATGGGCATCGGCCCGGTCCCGGCGGTCCAGAAGGTTCTGGCCCGCGCCGGGATGACACTGGACCAGATGGATGTGATAGAATTGAACGAAGCCTTCGCAGCGCAGGCTCTGGCCGTGCTGCGGCAGCTTGGCCTGCCCGATGACGCCGACCGGGTGAACCCCAATGGCGGCGCCATCGCCCTTGGCCATCCCTTGGGGATGTCGGGGGCACGGCTGGTCACGACCGCGATGTATCAGCTGCATCGCACCGGCGGGCGTTACGCCCTCTGCACCATGTGCGTCGGTGTCGGTCAGGGCATCGCGATGATCATTGAACGCGTCTGA
- the paaA gene encoding 1,2-phenylacetyl-CoA epoxidase subunit PaaA: MYAQMVKSEGMKSRDEMSAEEQAFQDRIDRGEKIEPKEWMPEGYRKTLIRQIGQHAHSEIVGQLPEGNWITRAPTLERKAILLAKVQDEAGHGLYLYSACETLGVTRDELMELLHAGKMKYSSIFNYPTLTWADMGAVGWLVDGAAIMNQVPLQRTSYGPYSRAMIRICKEESFHQRQGYAIMMKMASGTPAQKKMAQDALNRLWYPSLMMFGPSDKDSVHSAQSMSWKIKMNTNDELRQKFVDQTVPQAEYLGLTVPDPALKWNEEKGGHDFSEPDWSEFYDVLAGNGPCNKDRLGARVKAWDDGAWFRDGLVAHARKAAARRTPAAAE, translated from the coding sequence ATGTATGCTCAGATGGTGAAATCGGAAGGCATGAAGTCGCGCGACGAGATGAGCGCCGAGGAACAGGCCTTTCAGGACCGCATCGACCGGGGCGAGAAGATCGAGCCCAAGGAATGGATGCCCGAGGGCTATCGCAAGACGCTGATCCGCCAGATCGGCCAGCACGCCCATTCCGAGATCGTCGGCCAGCTGCCCGAAGGCAACTGGATCACCCGCGCGCCCACGCTGGAGCGCAAGGCGATCCTGCTGGCGAAGGTGCAGGACGAGGCCGGCCACGGGCTCTACCTCTATTCCGCCTGCGAGACGCTTGGCGTCACCCGCGATGAGCTGATGGAACTGCTGCACGCCGGGAAGATGAAATATTCCTCGATCTTCAACTATCCCACCCTGACCTGGGCCGATATGGGCGCGGTCGGCTGGCTGGTCGATGGCGCGGCGATCATGAACCAGGTGCCGCTGCAGCGCACCAGCTATGGCCCCTACAGCCGGGCGATGATCCGCATCTGCAAGGAGGAAAGTTTCCACCAGCGGCAGGGCTATGCCATCATGATGAAGATGGCCTCGGGCACGCCGGCGCAGAAGAAGATGGCGCAGGATGCGCTGAACCGGCTCTGGTATCCCTCGCTGATGATGTTCGGCCCCTCGGACAAGGACTCGGTCCATTCGGCGCAGTCGATGTCCTGGAAGATCAAGATGAACACCAATGACGAGCTGCGGCAGAAGTTTGTCGACCAGACCGTGCCGCAGGCCGAGTACCTGGGCCTGACCGTTCCCGATCCCGCGCTGAAATGGAACGAAGAAAAGGGCGGCCACGACTTCTCGGAACCCGACTGGTCGGAATTCTATGACGTGCTGGCCGGCAATGGTCCCTGCAACAAGGACCGTCTGGGGGCGCGGGTGAAGGCCTGGGACGACGGCGCATGGTTCCGCGACGGTCTTGTCGCCCATGCCCGCAAGGCCGCCGCCCGCCGCACCCCTGCCGCCGCCGAATAA
- the paaB gene encoding 1,2-phenylacetyl-CoA epoxidase subunit PaaB — protein MSKEWPLWEIFIRGQHGLNHRHVGSLHAPDAEMAVLNARDVYTRRNEGVSIWVVRSADITASSPSEKGPLFEPANSKVYRHPTFFDIPDEVGHM, from the coding sequence ATGTCCAAGGAATGGCCCCTGTGGGAGATTTTCATCCGTGGTCAGCACGGGCTGAACCATCGCCATGTCGGCAGCCTGCACGCCCCTGATGCCGAGATGGCGGTGCTGAACGCCCGCGATGTCTATACCCGCCGCAACGAGGGCGTGTCGATCTGGGTGGTCCGCTCGGCCGATATCACCGCCTCCAGCCCGTCGGAAAAAGGCCCGCTGTTCGAGCCGGCGAATTCCAAGGTCTATCGCCACCCGACCTTCTTCGACATCCCCGATGAAGTGGGGCATATGTGA
- the paaC gene encoding 1,2-phenylacetyl-CoA epoxidase subunit PaaC encodes MPSLPDMTTADAADLARAQAAAHPGQTAPRPDADQEALFEALLRIGDSTLILAHRVSEWCGHSPVLEEDIGLANVALDLIGQTQMWLGLAAEVEGKGRSDNDLAYLRDAWDFRNLLIVERPNGDFGQTLMRQFLFDAYHLELLSALMQSADPRVAEIAAKAVKEVAYHLERSSDLVIRLGDGSEESHRRMQDALNDLWPYTGEMFLSDDKDVTLAAEGVMPDPSSLRAKWDAVVREVLDEATLSIPESDFAHKGGKQGVHTEHLGYILAEMQFLQRAYPGASW; translated from the coding sequence ATGCCCTCGCTTCCCGACATGACCACGGCCGACGCCGCCGATCTGGCGCGCGCGCAGGCCGCCGCCCATCCGGGCCAGACCGCGCCCCGTCCCGATGCCGACCAGGAGGCGCTGTTCGAGGCGCTTCTACGCATCGGTGACAGCACGCTGATCCTTGCGCATCGCGTCTCGGAATGGTGCGGCCATTCGCCGGTGCTGGAAGAGGATATCGGCCTTGCCAATGTGGCGCTGGACCTGATCGGCCAGACGCAGATGTGGCTGGGACTGGCTGCCGAGGTCGAGGGCAAGGGCCGCAGCGACAATGATCTGGCCTATCTGCGCGATGCCTGGGATTTCCGCAACCTGCTGATCGTTGAGCGTCCGAATGGCGATTTCGGCCAGACCCTGATGCGGCAATTCCTGTTCGATGCCTATCATCTGGAACTGCTGAGCGCGCTCATGCAATCGGCCGATCCGCGCGTGGCCGAGATCGCCGCCAAGGCGGTGAAGGAAGTGGCCTATCATCTGGAACGCTCCTCCGACCTGGTTATCCGCCTTGGCGATGGCAGCGAGGAAAGTCACCGCCGGATGCAGGACGCGCTGAACGATCTGTGGCCCTATACCGGCGAGATGTTTCTCTCGGACGACAAGGACGTGACGCTGGCCGCCGAGGGCGTGATGCCCGATCCCTCGAGCCTCAGGGCGAAATGGGACGCGGTGGTGCGCGAGGTGCTGGACGAGGCGACGCTGTCGATCCCCGAAAGCGACTTTGCCCACAAGGGCGGCAAGCAGGGCGTCCATACCGAGCATCTGGGCTATATCCTCGCCGAGATGCAGTTCCTGCAGCGCGCCTATCCCGGCGCAAGCTGGTAA
- the paaD gene encoding 1,2-phenylacetyl-CoA epoxidase subunit PaaD, producing the protein MEQVAAAQPDLAQVWDWLSEVPDPEIPVISLTDLGIIRNVEWQGDVLVVTVTPTYSGCPATGIINLDIETALRDRGIGKLVLKRQISPPWTTDWISAEGREKLRAYGITPPVDGTAADGRLAGRVARMAGSTNLTIECPRCGSTKTEKVSQFGSTPCKASYRCTGCLEPFDYFKCI; encoded by the coding sequence GTGGAACAGGTCGCCGCCGCACAGCCTGATCTGGCGCAGGTCTGGGACTGGTTGTCCGAAGTGCCGGACCCCGAGATCCCGGTCATCAGCCTGACCGATCTGGGCATCATCCGGAATGTCGAATGGCAGGGGGATGTGCTGGTCGTCACCGTCACGCCCACCTATTCGGGCTGCCCGGCGACCGGCATCATCAACCTAGATATCGAGACGGCTTTGCGCGATCGCGGCATCGGCAAGCTGGTCCTGAAACGGCAGATCTCGCCGCCCTGGACCACCGACTGGATCAGCGCCGAGGGGCGGGAGAAGCTGCGCGCCTATGGCATCACGCCGCCGGTCGATGGCACCGCCGCCGACGGACGGCTGGCCGGGCGCGTGGCGCGGATGGCCGGGTCCACGAACCTGACCATCGAATGCCCGCGCTGTGGCTCGACCAAGACCGAGAAGGTCAGCCAGTTCGGCTCGACCCCCTGCAAGGCCAGTTATCGCTGCACCGGCTGCCTCGAGCCCTTCGACTATTTCAAATGCATCTGA